The genomic region CTGACACCACCGACAGCTACGTCAAGGACGGCGTCCACTACCACCAGTTCGACGTCGTGATCGTCGGCGCCGGCGGCGCCGGGATGCGCGCGGCCATCGAAGCCGGCCCCGGCGCCAAGACCGCCGTCATCTCGAAGCTCTACCCCACGCGGTCCCACACCGGCGCGGCGCAGGGCGGCATGGCCGCGGCCCTCGCCAACGTCGAGGAGGACTCGTGGGAGTGGCACACCTTCGACACCGTCAAGGGCGGTGACTACCTCGTCGACCAGGACGCCGCAGAGATCCTCGCCAAGGAGGCCATCGACGCCGTCATCGACCTCGAGAACATGGGCCTGCCGTTCAACCGCACGCCGGAGGGCAAGATCGACCAGCGCCGCTTCGGGGGCCACACCGCCGACCACGGCAAGTCGCCCGTGCGCCGCGCGTGCTACGCGGCCGACCGCACCGGCCACATGATCCTGCAGACGCTGTTCCAGAACTGCGTCAAGCTCGGCATCAACTTCTTCAACGAGTTCTACGTGCTCGACCTGATCACGGTGAAGGACGAGGCGGGCAAGACCGGTGTCGCCGGCGTCGTCGCGTACGAGCTGGCCACCGGCGACCTGCACGTCTTCCACTCCAAGGCGGTCGTGTTCGCCACCGGCGGCTTCGGCAAGATCTTCAAGACGACCTCGAACGCGCACACCCTCACCGGCGACGGCGTGGGCATCGTGTGGCGCAAGGGCCTGCCGCTGGAGGACATGGAGTTCTTCCAGTTCCACCCGACCGGTCTCGCGGGCCTGGGCATCCTCCTCACCGAGGGCGCGCGCGGCGAGGGCGCGATCCTGCGCAACGTCTCGGGCGAGCGCTTCATGGAGCGGTACGCCCCCACGATCAAGGACCTCGCGCCTCGCGACATCGTCAGCCGCTGCATGGTGCAGGAGGTCGCCGAGGGCCGCGGCGCGGGCCCGCACAAGGACTACGTGCTGCTGGACTGCACGCACCTGGGCGCCGAGGTCCTCGAGACGAAGCTCCCCGACATCACCGAATTCGCCCGCACCTACCTGGGCGTTGACCCGGTGGTCGAGCCCGTCCCGGTCATGCCGACGGCGCACTACGCGATGGGCGGCATCCCCACCAACGTCAAGTCCGAGGTGCTCGCCGACAACGACACGGTCGTCCCCGGCCTCTACGCCGCCGGCGAGTGCGCGTGCGTCTCGGTCCACGGCTCGAACCGCCTGGGCACCAACTCGCTGCTGGACATCAACGTCTTCGGCAAGCGCGCCGGCCAGAACGCCGTCGAGTACGTCAAGACCGCCGAGCTCATGCCCCTCCCCGAGGACCCCGCCAAGGAGGTCCGCGACATGATCGAGGGCCTGCGGTCGAACCAGGGCACCGAGCGCATCGCGGTCCTGCGCAAGAAGCTGCAGGAGGACATGGACTTCAAGGCCCAGGTGTTCCGCACCGAGGAGTCGCTCGGCGAGGTGCTCGACACCATCGAGGAGCTGCGCGCGCGGTACCGGAACATCCACGTCGACGACAAGGGCAAGCGGTACAACACCGACCTGCTCGAGGCCGTCGAGCTCGGCTTCCTGCTCGACATCGCCGAGGTGGTCGTCGTCACCGCCCGCAACCGCAAGGAGAGCCGCGGCGGTCACATGCGCGACGACTTCCCCAAGCGCGACGACGAGAACTACATGCAGCACACCATGGCGTACCTCAGCGGCGACCCCCACTCGTCGCACCCGGACGACCACATCCGTCTGGACTGGAAGCCCGTCGTCTTCACCAAGAACGAGGCCGGCGAGTTGCGCTACCCGCCGCTGGAGAGGAAGTACTGATGTCGACCGTCGTCGAGACAGCGGACACCGCACAGACTCCGGACTCGGAGGCCGTCAACGACACCGGCATCCAGTCGTTCCTGGTCACCTTCATCGTGCGTCGCTTCGACCCCGAGGTCGACGAGGAGCCGCGCTGGGTCGACTACGACGTGGAGCTGTACTCCACCGACCGCGTGCTCGACGCGCTGCACAAGATCAAGTGGGAGGTCGACGGGTCGCTGAGCTTCCGCCGGTCCTGCGCCCACGGCATCTGCGGCTCGGACGCGATGCGCATCAACGGCCGCAACCGCCTGGCCTGCAAGACGCTCATCAAGGACCTCGACATCTCCAAGCCGATCTACGTCGAGGCGATCAAGGGTCTGCCGCTGGAGAAGGACCTCATCGTCGACATGGAGCCGTTCTTCGCCTCCTACCGCGAGGTGCAGCCGTTCCTGATCGCGAGTTCGACGCCGGAGCCCGGCAAGGAGCGCGTGCAGTCGATCGTCGACCGTGAGGTCTTCGACGACACCACCAAGTGCATCCTGTGCGCCGCGTGCACCTCGTCGTGCCCGGTGTTCTGGACCGACGGGCAGTACTTCGGCCCCGCGGCGATCGTCAACGCCCACCGGTTCATCTTCGACTCGCGCGACGACGCCGGCGACGTTCGTCTGGACATCCTCAATGACAAGGAGGGCGTGTGGCGCTGCCGCACGACCTTCAACTGCACCGAGGCGTGCCCCCGCGGCATCGAGGTCACCAAGGCCATCGCCGAGGTGAAGCAGGCCGTCATCCGGGGCGGCGGACGCTGAACCGGGCGGCGGTCACCGCCGCCTACGCGGCCCAGGGCCTCGGCTACGCCGTGGTCGTGACGTCGCTGCCGGCGCTCAAGGAGCGCCAATCGGTCGACGACATCGTCGTCACCGCGATCGTGCTGGGCGTGGCGCTGTTCGCCGCGGCTGGATCGGTGATCGCCAACGCCGTCGCGGTGCGGTCCGGCAGCCGGACCGCTCTCGTGCTGGGCCTCGCGCTGCAGGGCCTGGCACTGCCGCTGATCGCCGTGCCCACGCCGTTCCCGGTCTTCGTCGCGGCCTTCGCCGTGTTCGGCACGGGCCTGGGCTGCGTCGACGCCGCATCGGCGATGCAGGGCGTCGCCGTCCAACGCGCCGCCGGCCGCCCGCTGCTGGGCGGGTTCTTCGCCGCCCTCACGGCCGCGGCCATCGCCGGCGCGCTCCTGGTGTCGGCCGTGGCCGCCACGGCCACCGCCACCGGCATCGCGCTCGTCGTCGCGGGCGCGATCGCCCTGCTGATCGCGGGATTCGGCATCCGGGGGTTCGCGCGGGACGTGCCCGTCGACGAAGCCCTGCCGCGCGCCGAGCGCGGGATCCTGCCGCGCGGCGCCATCTGGACCTTCGGCCTCGTGATCCTCGCCGCGTTCGTCGTGGACTCGGCCGTGAGCACGTGGAGCGCCGTCTACCTCCAGGACGGCCTCGCCGCGGCGGCCTGGCTCGCCCCCCTCGGCTACGCCGCCTATCAAGGGCTCGTCCTGGTCGCGCGCCTGGTCACCGACCGGCTTCTTCCCCGCTTCGGACGGGCTCGCCTGGTGGCCGTCGCCGTGACGGCGTCGGCGGTGGGCTGCAGTGCGGTCGCCCTCGTCCCATCCGCCGCCGTCGCCGTGGCCGGCTTCGCGCTCGCAGGCCTGGCGACCGGCATCCTCGTGCCCGTCGCGTTCGGCGCGGCCGGGGACGCCGCTCCGCTCCACGCCGACCAGGTGATCGCACGCGTCAACATCTTCAACTACGCCGGGGCGATCCTCGGCGCCGTCGGCGTGGGAGTCCTCGCGGAAGGAACGGGCCTGGGACCGGCTTTCGTGGTCCCGGCGGCCGTGCTGCTGATCGCGCTGGTCTCGCTCCCCCGCTTCCGACGCGCCGCTGTGGAAAGCACCGTGCGCGCGGCATCCGCTCCTCGATAGTCTGGCGCGGTGGCAGCGAAGGGCGGACGCGAGCGGCACAAGCAGGCGCGCGGCGCCGCCGACGCCGCGGCGCTCGAGGAGCAGACGCTCCGCCATCGGTGGGAGCTGACGCAGGAGTCCCTCAAGGAGCGTTTCGACCAGCCCATCGAGCGCGCCACGGCGATCACGCGGGTCACGCTCGGGTGGTTCCCCGTCCGGGTGTGGCGGCACTTCCTGCAGCACAACGGGTTCCTCCTGGCGGCCGGCGTGAGCTATCAGGCCCTGTTCGCCGCCTTCGCTGCGATCTACGTCGCCTTCGCC from Microbacter sp. GSS18 harbors:
- the sdhA gene encoding succinate dehydrogenase flavoprotein subunit, yielding MSTDTTDSYVKDGVHYHQFDVVIVGAGGAGMRAAIEAGPGAKTAVISKLYPTRSHTGAAQGGMAAALANVEEDSWEWHTFDTVKGGDYLVDQDAAEILAKEAIDAVIDLENMGLPFNRTPEGKIDQRRFGGHTADHGKSPVRRACYAADRTGHMILQTLFQNCVKLGINFFNEFYVLDLITVKDEAGKTGVAGVVAYELATGDLHVFHSKAVVFATGGFGKIFKTTSNAHTLTGDGVGIVWRKGLPLEDMEFFQFHPTGLAGLGILLTEGARGEGAILRNVSGERFMERYAPTIKDLAPRDIVSRCMVQEVAEGRGAGPHKDYVLLDCTHLGAEVLETKLPDITEFARTYLGVDPVVEPVPVMPTAHYAMGGIPTNVKSEVLADNDTVVPGLYAAGECACVSVHGSNRLGTNSLLDINVFGKRAGQNAVEYVKTAELMPLPEDPAKEVRDMIEGLRSNQGTERIAVLRKKLQEDMDFKAQVFRTEESLGEVLDTIEELRARYRNIHVDDKGKRYNTDLLEAVELGFLLDIAEVVVVTARNRKESRGGHMRDDFPKRDDENYMQHTMAYLSGDPHSSHPDDHIRLDWKPVVFTKNEAGELRYPPLERKY
- a CDS encoding succinate dehydrogenase iron-sulfur subunit: MSTVVETADTAQTPDSEAVNDTGIQSFLVTFIVRRFDPEVDEEPRWVDYDVELYSTDRVLDALHKIKWEVDGSLSFRRSCAHGICGSDAMRINGRNRLACKTLIKDLDISKPIYVEAIKGLPLEKDLIVDMEPFFASYREVQPFLIASSTPEPGKERVQSIVDREVFDDTTKCILCAACTSSCPVFWTDGQYFGPAAIVNAHRFIFDSRDDAGDVRLDILNDKEGVWRCRTTFNCTEACPRGIEVTKAIAEVKQAVIRGGGR
- a CDS encoding MFS transporter, whose protein sequence is MPPRHRGHQGHRRGEAGRHPGRRTLNRAAVTAAYAAQGLGYAVVVTSLPALKERQSVDDIVVTAIVLGVALFAAAGSVIANAVAVRSGSRTALVLGLALQGLALPLIAVPTPFPVFVAAFAVFGTGLGCVDAASAMQGVAVQRAAGRPLLGGFFAALTAAAIAGALLVSAVAATATATGIALVVAGAIALLIAGFGIRGFARDVPVDEALPRAERGILPRGAIWTFGLVILAAFVVDSAVSTWSAVYLQDGLAAAAWLAPLGYAAYQGLVLVARLVTDRLLPRFGRARLVAVAVTASAVGCSAVALVPSAAVAVAGFALAGLATGILVPVAFGAAGDAAPLHADQVIARVNIFNYAGAILGAVGVGVLAEGTGLGPAFVVPAAVLLIALVSLPRFRRAAVESTVRAASAPR